One window from the genome of Sesamum indicum cultivar Zhongzhi No. 13 linkage group LG15, S_indicum_v1.0, whole genome shotgun sequence encodes:
- the LOC105177977 gene encoding transcription repressor OFP7 — MYTQFTQRQHLHLHTLKPAAMAKRFKLRICRVITTTLQSCRSKDPSILPEDPIPSFSRPHRPSFNHRLSSAFISFGAACGSPSDKQTPEDHLNGTESQEFKWQKEDKWHVVAKIYEPTTPRRKIYSSSEDDLSLAHPMPPTPPPSAAEKKKRRGKKKKNNVPSRLRISTSSGDSGWVSSEGGARTRAEDERDEEETETMLSSSLTFSTDSSSEFNQLQPIRETQVFNITTNLTHRRNKRRVSKRTKRRQPHPQPPPAEVEIPARLSVFTKLIPCTVDGKVRESFAIVKRSEDPYEDFKNSMMDMVLEKQMFDPKDLEQLLHCFLSLNSRHYHGMIVEAFSEIWESIFSRAASKSSIRNHRRVSRPASF; from the coding sequence ATGTATACACAGTTCACACAGCGACAACATCTCCACCTTCACACGCTAAAACCGGCAGCCATGGCGAAGCGCTTCAAGCTTAGGATCTGCAGAGTGATCACCACCACTTTGCAGTCTTGCCGATCCAAAGACCCTTCCATTCTCCCTGAAGATCCCATCCCTTCATTCTCCAGGCCCCATCGCCCCTCCTTCAACCACCGCCTCTCCTCCGCCTTCATATCCTTCGGCGCTGCCTGCGGTTCGCCTTCCGATAAACAAACTCCAGAAGACCACCTCAACGGGACTGAGTCGCAAGAATTCAAGTGGCAGAAGGAAGACAAATGGCACGTCGTTGCCAAGATATACGAACCAACCACACCTCGCCGGAAAATCTACAGCTCCTCCGAAGACGACCTGTCACTCGCTCATCCCATGCCCCCAACTCCGCCGCCGTCAGCTGccgagaagaagaaaagacgcgggaaaaagaagaagaacaacGTACCGAGCAGACTCCGCATCAGCACCTCGTCAGGCGACAGCGGATGGGTCAGCAGTGAAGGAGGAGCCCGCACCCGCGCCGAGGACGAAAGAGACGAAGAGGAGACTGAAACCATGCTCTCCTCATCTTTAACCTTCTCCACGGACTCTTCCTCCGAATTCAATCAGTTGCAGCCCATCCGGGAGACGCAAGTCTTCAATATCACCACAAATTTGACACACAggagaaacaaaagaagagtCTCCAAGCGCACGAAGCGAAGGCAGCCGCATCCGCAGCCGCCGCCGGCCGAGGTAGAGATTCCAGCGAGGCTCTCGGTGTTCACCAAGCTAATTCCGTGCACGGTTGATGGGAAAGTGAGGGAAAGTTTCGCGATCGTGAAGAGATCAGAGGACCCTTACGAGGATTTCAAGAACTCGATGATGGACATGGTTTTGGAGAAACAGATGTTCGACCCGAAAGACTTGGAACAGCTGCTGCATTGCTTTCTGTCGTTGAATTCCAGGCATTACCATGGGATGATCGTCGAAGCTTTTTCTGAAATCTGGGAGAGCATTTTCTCTCGGGCGGCTTCCAAGTCTTC
- the LOC105178355 gene encoding uncharacterized protein LOC105178355 — protein sequence MTMMTTETGEISRRKLNKYACACAVVGSMISIIFGYDTGVMSGAMIFIKEEFTIKEGQVEVLAGILNLCALVGSLCAGRTSDYIGRRFTIVMASVIFMLGSILMGYAPNYGVLIAGRCTAGVGVGFALMIAPVYAAEISSANTRGFLSSLPEIGISVGILLGYISNNVFAKLSLELGWRMMLGIAAVPSLFLAIGILKMPESPRWLIMQGKVGEAKKILYKVCDDSEEAEQRLKDIKRAAGIDENCTADVVKIPKSRTEGEAGVWGELLIRPTTTVRRMLIAGVGIHFFEHATGTEAVILYGPRIFRKAGVMARRKLLMATVGVGLTKLTFITISTFIIDKIGRRKLLLFSIAGMIVTLTGLATCLTVVERSDEKLLWALVLSLIFVYGFIMFFNIGLCPVCWVYSSEIFPTKLRAAGVSISVGVNRVMNATVSMTFLSLSSAITIGGAFYLFASVSVVAWFFVYFCLPETKGRSLEEMEEVFSKDGDDKNEKKQLELVKNYPCENYPQFAIVASFVLQGLRENQLFVIMTMKTVEISRRKLNKYACACAVVGSMISIIFGYDTSVMSGAMIFIKEEFTIKEGQVEVLAGILNLCAFVGSLCAGRTSDYIGRRYTIVMASVFFMLGSILMGYAPNYGVLIAGRCTAGVGVGFALMIAPVYAAEISSANTRGFLSSLPEIGISVGVLLGYISNNLFAKLSLELGWRMMLGIAAVPSLLLAIVILKMPESPRWLIMQGKVGEAKKILYKVCDDCEEAEQRLKDIKRAAGIDENCTADVVKIPKSRTEGEAGVWGEPLIRPTPIVRRMLIAGVGIHFFEHATGPEAVILYGPRIFRKAGVMERRKLLMATVGVGLTKLTFIMISTFIIDKIGRRKLLLFSIAGMIVTLTGLATCLTVVERADEKLLWALVLSLIFVYGFIMFFNIGLCPVCWVYSSEIFPTKLRAAGVSISVGVNRVMNATVSMTFLSLSSAITIGGAFYLFASVSVVAWFFVYFCLPETKGRSLEEMEEVFSKDGDNKNEKKHLELVKS from the exons ATGACGATGATGACGACGGAGACGGGCGAGATTAGCCGGAGAAAGCTTAACAAGTATGCCTGTGCTTGTGCTGTAGTGGGCTCTATGATATCTATCATATTTGGCTATG ATACTGGTGTGATGAGTGGTGccatgatttttattaaagaagagTTCACAATCAAGGAAGGACAAGTCGAAGTCCTCGCCGGGATCCTAAACCTGTGCGCACTCGTGGGGTCCTTGTGCGCCGGAAGGACCTCTGATTACATCGGCAGAAGATTTACGATAGTCATGGCTTCTGTAATCTTCATGTTGGGTTCAATTCTCATGGGGTATGCCCCGAATTATGGAGTTCTTATAGCCGGAAGGTGCACGGCGGGTGTCGGTGTTGGCTTTGCTTTGATGATAGCGCCGGTATACGCTGCCGAGATATCATCAGCCAACACCCGTGGTTTCCTGTCATCTTTACCGGAAATCGGCATCAGCGTGGGCATATTGCTCGGCTACATTTCCAACAACGTGTTTGCAAAGTTGAGCCTGGAACTTGGGTGGAGAATGATGCTTGGAATTGCGGCGGTCCCATCTCTTTTCTTGGCCATTGGGATTCTCAAGATGCCCGAGTCTCCGCGGTGGCTCATAATGCAAGGAAAAGTCGGGGAAGCCAAGAAAATACTGTATAAAGTATGTGATGATAGTGAAGAAGCTGAACAACGGTTGAAAGACATCAAAAGGGCCGCCGGAATAGATGAAAACTGCACCGCTGACGTCGTCAAAATCCCGAAATCAAGAACCGAAGGTGAAGCCGGAGTGTGGGGAGAACTGCTCATCAGGCCAACCACTACCGTCCGCCGTATGTTAATTGCCGGCGTCGGGATCCATTTCTTCGAACATGCGACTGGAACTGAAGCTGTGATTCTATACGGCCCGAGAATCTTCAGAAAGGCCGGCGTCATGGCGAGGAGGAAGCTGCTGATGGCTACAGTCGGAGTCGGCCTGACAAAGCTGACATTTATAACGATTTCCACCTTCATAATCGACAAAATAGGCCGTCGAAAACTGCTGCTTTTCAGCATTGCTGGCATGATTGTGACGTTGACGGGGCTAGCCACCTGCCTGACGGTGGTGGAGCGCTCCGACGAGAAGCTGTTGTGGGCGCTGGTGCTTAGTTTGATCTTCGTCTACGGGTTCATAATGTTCTTCAACATCGGGCTTTGCCCTGTTTGCTGGGTTTACAGTTCCGAGATATTCCCGACGAAGCTGAGGGCGGCGGGGGTCAGCATCAGCGTGGGGGTGAACAGGGTGATGAATGCCACGGTTTCAATGACATTTTTGTCTCTGTCGTCGGCCATAACCATTGGTGGGGCCTTCTACTTGTTCGCCAGTGTGTCAGTGGTGGCCTGGTTTTTCGTCTACTTCTGCTTGCCGGAGACGAAGGGGCGGAGCCTGGAGGAGATGGAGGAAGTTTTTAGTAAAGATGGCGATGACAAGAATGAGAAGAAGCAATTGGAGCTTGTGAAGA ATTATCCCTGTGAAAATTATCCGCAA tTTGCAATCGTCGCGAGTTTTGTGCTTCAAGGGTTGCGAGAAAACCAGTTGTTTGTGATAATGACGATGAAGACGGTCGAGATTAGCCGGAGAAAGCTTAACAAGTACGCCTGTGCTTGTGCTGTAGTGGGCTCTATGATATCTATCATATTTGGCTATG ATACTAGTGTGATGAGTGGTGccatgatttttattaaagaagagTTCACGATCAAGGAAGGACAAGTCGAAGTCCTCGCCGGGATCCTAAACCTGTGCGCATTCGTGGGGTCCTTGTGCGCCGGAAGGACCTCTGATTACATCGGCAGAAGATATACGATAGTCATGGCCTCTGTATTCTTCATGTTGGGTTCAATTCTCATGGGGTATGCCCCGAATTATGGAGTTCTTATAGCCGGAAGGTGCACGGCGGGTGTCGGTGTTGGCTTTGCTTTGATGATAGCGCCGGTATACGCTGCCGAGATATCATCAGCCAACACCCGTGGTTTCCTGTCATCTTTACCGGAAATCGGCATCAGCGTGGGCGTATTGCTGGGCTACATTTCCAACAACCTGTTTGCGAAATTGAGCCTGGAACTTGGGTGGAGAATGATGCTCGGAATTGCGGCGGTCCCATCTCTTCTCTTGGCCATTGTGATTCTCAAGATGCCCGAGTCTCCGCGGTGGCTCATAATGCAAGGAAAAGTCGGGGAAGCCAAGAAAATACTGTATAAAGTATGTGATGACTGTGAAGAAGCTGAACAGCGGTTGAAAGACATCAAAAGGGCCGCCGGAATAGATGAAAACTGCACCGCTGACGTTGTCAAAATCCCGAAATCAAGAACCGAAGGTGAAGCCGGAGTGTGGGGAGAACCGCTCATCAGGCCAACCCCTATCGTCCGCCGTATGTTAATTGCCGGTGTCGGGATTCATTTCTTCGAACATGCGACTGGACCTGAGGCTGTGATTCTATACGGCCCGAGAATCTTCAGAAAGGCCGGCGTCATGGAGAGGAGGAAGCTGCTGATGGCTACAGTCGGAGTCGGCCTGACAAAGCTGACATTTATAATGATTTCGACCTTCATAATCGACAAAATAGGCCGTCGAAAACTGCTGCTTTTCAGCATTGCTGGCATGATTGTGACGTTGACGGGGCTAGCCACCTGCCTGACGGTGGTGGAGCGCGCCGACGAGAAGCTGTTGTGGGCGCTGGTGCTTAGTTTGATCTTCGTCTACGGGTTCATAATGTTCTTCAACATCGGGCTTTGCCCTGTTTGCTGGGTTTACAGTTCCGAGATATTCCCGACGAAGCTGAGGGCGGCGGGGGTCAGCATCAGCGTGGGGGTGAACAGGGTGATGAATGCCACGGTTTCAATGACATTTTTGTCTCTGTCGTCGGCCATAACCATTGGTGGGGCCTTCTACTTGTTCGCCAGTGTGTCAGTGGTGGCCTGGTTTTTCGTCTACTTCTGCTTGCCGGAGACAAAGGGGCGGAGCCTGGAGGAGATGGAGGAAGTTTTCAGTAAAGATGGCGATAACAAGAACGAGAAGAAGCACTTAGAACTTGTGAAGAGTTGA